CGGGGCGCGCCCGGGAACTGTTGCATGCCGACCCCTTCCCGACGATCGATGAATGGCGTGCCGTGGCGCATCTGCTGTGGACATGGAAAGGCGGCCAGTCGGTGGAAGCGGCGGGAAACTACTGTCTGCACCATGATGCCTGGCCACTTTTTCGCCTGGGATTGTATCTGGGTCTGTGTGGCGCGACACTCCGGTCGTTTTCAAAAGTGCAGGTGGATGCCCTCCTTTCGTGTCTGGCGGTCCTGACCCCTGAAACCAGTGGTTTTCTCTGGCTTCAGGCGTATGAGTGCCATTACCGGGACGAATTGTTTCACGCCGTCCTGCACAACCATGGACACGGGGCCTGGGCCAGGAGGGAACGCCGTCCGCGGGCCCAGGTCATCTTTTGCATGGATGATCGCGAAGAGGGGATCCGGCGGCATCTGGAGGAGATCGATCCCGAGATCGAAACGTTTGGCGCCGCCGGTTTTTTTGGCGTGGCCATCAACTGGAAAGGTCTGGACGATTCCGGCGAATCGGCCTTGTGTCCCATTGTGGACCGTCCTTCTCACAAGGTTTGGGAAATGGTCCCGGAACGGGAGTCGTCCCTCAAGGAGGAACATGACCATCGACTCGGGATTCTGGCCACGTTCAAGGATCATCTGTTCAACGGCGCCCGGCATGGACTGCTCCGCGCCACGGCTGTCCTGGCGCTGTCCGCTCCGGCCCTGTTGTTTTCCCTGACGGCCAAACATCTTGATCCCCTGGGATTTGGCCAGTGGATCGAAAAGCTCGGCTCCAGATTCTTCCCGCCCCTGCAAACCGCCATCACCCTGACTGCCCCGGAGGACGGAACCCCTGCCACACCCGAACGCAATCGTTCCGGATTCACCGATGCCGAACAGGCGCAACGGGTTGGAAAATTGTTGCGGATCATTGGCTTGACCTCGGGGTTCGCGCCGTTGGTGGTCATGATGGGACACGGATCGACGAGCAAGAACAATCCCCATCGAGCCGCCTACGATTGCGGCGCCTGTTCCGGGCGCCACGGTGGACCCAACGCCCGGGTGTTCGCCGCCATGGCCAACCGGCCCGAGGTCCGGGCCCTGCTGGCGCGGGAGGGAATCGACATTCCCGAGGACACACGCTTCGTCGGCGCCAATCATAATACCTGCGACGAATCCTTTTTCTGGTACGATCGCCATCTTGTCCCCCCGGAAACCTTGTCCTGCCTGGAACGGTGCCGCGAAGACCTCAACGCAGCCGCCCGCCTGAGCGCCCAGGAACGGTGTCGCAAGGTGGCCTCCGCCCCGGACGACCCCGACCCGTTCCTGGCCCTGGATCATTTCCGTAGCCGGGCCCGGGACGTAAGCCAGGCCCGGCCCGAACTGGGACATGCAACCAACGCCGCCGCTTTTGTCGGTCGCAGAAGCGTCAGCCGCGGTCTTTTTCTCGACCGCAGGGTGTTTTTGATCTCCTACGATCCCACGACCGATCCGACGGGAGAAGTGCTCCAGGGAATCCTTCTCAATGTCACCCCTGTCGGAGCGGGGATCAATCTGGAATACTATTTTTCCACCGTCGGCAACGACCGTCTGGGCTGCGGTTCCAAGGTCACCCACAATCTGACCGGATTCTTCGGCATCATGGATGGAACCGAATCGGATTTACGCACCGGCCTTCCTTTTCAGATGATCGAGATTCACGAGGCGATGCGTTTGCAGATCATGGTCGAGGCGGAAACCCGCATCCTGACCGAAATCTACCAACGGCAGCCCCTGTTGCAGGAACTGGTGGGCAATGGCTGGGTGCTGCTGTCGGCCAAGGATCCGCATGGCGCGGCGATTCATCTGTTCAAGCCGGATCGGGGCTGGGTCTTGTGGCAGGGCAACATGGGCCGGGAGGAACTGCCCGTCGTCGATCATTCGCCGGCATGGTACCGCGGACTCAGGGACCATTTGCCGCCCGCCAGAATCAGGACGACAGCGGAGGTGGGTCATGGTTGAATGGATGGCATGGTTGGTCGTTGTGTTGCCCTGGATGACGGTTCTGTTCATGGTGGTCGATCGGTTGCGCCATCCTGTGTGGCATGAGAAACGGGAAAAGATCCTCGGCAAGGTTTCCCTGGCTACCGCCATCGGTTCATTGGCGATGCTGCTGCTTCTCGACCTCGATGCGCTGTTGTTCGGCGCACCGGGGACCCGATCGATCGGCGAATGGTTCGGCGCCGGTCCCTACCGGGTCCAGGCGGAGCTGATCCTCGATGGATTGAGCCTGGGGACGGCAACCCTCATGGGATGGATTGCCGTGCTGATGGTCCGTTTCTCGATCCCCTACATGCACCGCGAGACGGGATTCATGCGGTTTTTCATGATCCTCAACCTGTTTATCGGCGCCATGCAACTGATTGTCCTCGCGGGCAACGCCGTCCTGACCTTTGTGGGCTGGGAACTGGCGGGTGTCGGGTCCTTTCTCCTGATCGGCTACGCCTTCGACCGTCACGCCGCAACACGCAACGCCAACCGCGCCTTGATCACCAACCGTTTTGGCGACGCCGGATTCATCTTCGGCATCTTCGCCGCCTTCACCTGGTTCGGCGGCATCGACTGGAGTCATCTTTCCGCTTCCGCCGACCAGGCGGACACCCTCGGAGCCACCCTGGTCGGGGTGGGATTCATGACCGCTGCCCTGGCCAAATCGGCCCAGGTCCCCTTTTCCCCCTGGATCGCCCGGGCCATGGACGGTCCCACACCCTCCAGCGCCATTTTTTACGGCTCCCTCATGGTGCATGCCGGCATCTATCTGACACTGCGGCTGGAGCCCATGTTGCGACAGACCCCGTCGATCCTGTTCACCATCGCCGTGATCGGCCTGGGGACGGCCTGTTATGGCTGGTTGATCGCCCAGGCGCAAAGTGATGTCAAAAGTTCTCTGGTCTTTTCCACCATATCCCAGATCGGGTTGATGTTCTTCTGGTGTGGCATCGGGTGGTTCAGCCTGGCCGCCTGGCACATGGGATTTCATATCGCTTTTCGCGCCTGGCAGTTTCTCCATGCCCCGTCATTGATGCATGACCTGGACCGTCCGGCCCCCAGGGCGCCGCGATTTCTCACCCGCTGGCGCTGGCTGCGCACCCCGGTCCTGCAACGCTTCTGGTTGGAACAACTGGGAGACGCGATGATGGTGGCGCCGACCTTGAAACTCTCCGCCGACATGCTGTCGCTGGAACATCGGGTGTTGACCCCGTTGACCGGATTGCCCGCCCATGCCAATGCCATCTCGACCCTGGCCCAGTGGCAGGACCAGAAATCGGGTCTCGTCCCCGCCTTCGGCTATTCGGTGGAACGCAGCACCGGTATTGCCGGCAAGGTCATTCAGGAACTGGCGAGCATCCTGCTGCGCTTCGAGGAAAACATGGTCCTCAAGGGCGGCGGCGCGGGATTGTTGCAGGGTTTGCAGCGCATTGGCCGGCGTCTGATTCAGATCGATCGCCTTTTTTGTGAACCGCGTTACCTGTTTTTCATGATTGCCTTGACCTTTGTCATCATCCTTTAGATTCCAGGACTCCGATCTCCTTGCGAGGAACCGGGGCCCGGAAGATGACAGCGACTGATTCGAAGGTCTCCATACGGGAAGAAGCCGGTTTATGCACTACCAAGAAATCCACTGGTCGCTTGATTCGTCCATGCCACTGCTGGGATTGATCCAGTTGTTTCCGGTCGTGCTGGCGTTGCTGACATTCATCATTCGCGGCAGGGGAGAATTGTATTTCCTTGGAATCGCCGGAGCCTTCATTCAACTGTTGCTGACCGTCTTTCTGTTTTCACTCTTCGATCCGTCGCGGACCGCGTTCCAGTTCGCCGAACGGTTTCATGTGTATGGACCGTTTCAGTATCACGCCGCCGTTGATGGCGTGGGGGTGTTTTTCGCCCTCCTGACCAGTTTCCTGACCATGATGATCATTCTCTATGGCCATATCCGGCGCGTCGATCCTCCATGGCGGTTCATGGTGGTCGTCTTTCTGCAAGAGTCCACCTTGCTGTTTCAGTTCTTCACCCTCGACATCGTGCTGTTCGGCTGGGGATTCCTGATCCAGATGGCCCTGATCGGCATCATGCTCTACCACTGGTCCACCGACAACACCCGCCCGATCATCCCTTTTTCCCAGTTCATGTCCATCGGCATCCTGCTGTTTTTCATCGGGGCGACCCTCCTGGGATGGCACCACAGCCAGACGACAGGGGGCATCTGGAGTTTCGACCTCGTGGATCTGGCACGGACGCCGCTCGACGGACAGCTGCAATCGATCGTTTTTTTTCTCCTGTTTTATGGCCTGGCCATCCGTATTCCCATGTTCCCGATGCATGGCTGGCTTCCGAATACGGCGCAGCATGGCATGGTGGCGGTCGCGCCGGTATTCCTTCTCGGCCTGAAGACCGGGGTGTTTGGCATTCTGCGCTTCATTTTTCCCCTGCTGCCCGACGCCGTCCTTCGCTGGCACAAGTATGTCGTGGCCTTCGCCATCATCGGCATCTTCTACGCAGCCATTCTTGCCTTGATGCAGACCAATATCCGCAGGCTTTTGGCCTACTCGGTCATCAGCCATACCGGAATTGTCACCATCGGCTTGTTCAGTCTGGAACACCGTTCCTTCGTCGGAGCGGTGTTGCTGGCGGTCAATCTGGGTTTGGCGACATCCGGGATGCTGTTCGTCTCCGGAATCGTTCATGCCCGGACCCAGACCATGTTCATGGACCGTCTTGGCGGATTGTTCGACCATTTTCCGATCATCGGCACTGCCTTTCTCATCTCGGGGCTGTCGATCGTCTGCATGCCCGGAACTCCGGGATTCGATGCCGTCCATCTGGTTCTCGAAGCGGCCATTGGCCGCTT
The DNA window shown above is from Magnetococcales bacterium and carries:
- a CDS encoding NADH-quinone oxidoreductase subunit M, with the protein product MHYQEIHWSLDSSMPLLGLIQLFPVVLALLTFIIRGRGELYFLGIAGAFIQLLLTVFLFSLFDPSRTAFQFAERFHVYGPFQYHAAVDGVGVFFALLTSFLTMMIILYGHIRRVDPPWRFMVVVFLQESTLLFQFFTLDIVLFGWGFLIQMALIGIMLYHWSTDNTRPIIPFSQFMSIGILLFFIGATLLGWHHSQTTGGIWSFDLVDLARTPLDGQLQSIVFFLLFYGLAIRIPMFPMHGWLPNTAQHGMVAVAPVFLLGLKTGVFGILRFIFPLLPDAVLRWHKYVVAFAIIGIFYAAILALMQTNIRRLLAYSVISHTGIVTIGLFSLEHRSFVGAVLLAVNLGLATSGMLFVSGIVHARTQTMFMDRLGGLFDHFPIIGTAFLISGLSIVCMPGTPGFDAVHLVLEAAIGRFGALVTILAALGNVVAAGFLLWAFHRTFLAKSQRDLKMDLAPPRLQERAIAVLTLLALLILGFFSEPWMLLIEKSLEGLGLMYEHVLPLTQAAQ
- a CDS encoding DUF2309 domain-containing protein translates to MEHRLIAQAPLKDFVHHNTLHAFQEHPFREALTIASRETGTRMFLSNHRFRELFRQGRITREELLEVILDDATLDARATIAAGDDFCVAKKDVYLCGLIHDLSAVEALQLSWQIEENQALNRFPPDLPRETGTKILQWSGLKGEAEAVADLWSAALEALSLGHEPVHPEQLLDLSADQAEAMISEIARNAPAQEGASFQVRIQIRMESDSLLDDLIHRIGPEWTIRRFLQALTGTDILEAIQPHLVRQMANYMDLGIASWQVGRDSGGFYNYWKECAKRDWAWIFEEISDWDDMMAELPETSLDAIMAEFLAMGLPEEHWPSYMERLCQEIPGWSGMFSWRQQHPGYGNSQLEFDLADYVAVRLILERLFARRLCVQTWKISSNLFFMRWYFQNNKSELLVRFALFNQALPDHLSGRARELLHADPFPTIDEWRAVAHLLWTWKGGQSVEAAGNYCLHHDAWPLFRLGLYLGLCGATLRSFSKVQVDALLSCLAVLTPETSGFLWLQAYECHYRDELFHAVLHNHGHGAWARRERRPRAQVIFCMDDREEGIRRHLEEIDPEIETFGAAGFFGVAINWKGLDDSGESALCPIVDRPSHKVWEMVPERESSLKEEHDHRLGILATFKDHLFNGARHGLLRATAVLALSAPALLFSLTAKHLDPLGFGQWIEKLGSRFFPPLQTAITLTAPEDGTPATPERNRSGFTDAEQAQRVGKLLRIIGLTSGFAPLVVMMGHGSTSKNNPHRAAYDCGACSGRHGGPNARVFAAMANRPEVRALLAREGIDIPEDTRFVGANHNTCDESFFWYDRHLVPPETLSCLERCREDLNAAARLSAQERCRKVASAPDDPDPFLALDHFRSRARDVSQARPELGHATNAAAFVGRRSVSRGLFLDRRVFLISYDPTTDPTGEVLQGILLNVTPVGAGINLEYYFSTVGNDRLGCGSKVTHNLTGFFGIMDGTESDLRTGLPFQMIEIHEAMRLQIMVEAETRILTEIYQRQPLLQELVGNGWVLLSAKDPHGAAIHLFKPDRGWVLWQGNMGREELPVVDHSPAWYRGLRDHLPPARIRTTAEVGHG